AAAGGCCGGTCGCTTCCATCTGATGCGTCAGCGCTTCCCTGGCGGGAAGGTCGAACAGGCACTGCAGACACGCCACGTCACCTTCCGCCGGGTGCCGACTGACTTGGCACATCAAGGCACCGATGGCGCCGTCAATCACGACGTCCGGCCACAATTGCCGCTGCACGGCGTGACGGACCTCCACGTTGTCCAGTCCATTCACCACCACGCGGTGGTACGGCAATGCACCGCCGGCACCGAACGGCAGCTCCTCAAAGGGCGACAGATGGGCATGCACATCTGAGCTGACGAGGGCAGTTCGCAGCCTGCTAGCGAGCACTTCGGCTTTGGCCTGCCCCACATCGGCCGGGCCGATCAGAAGGCAGGTCCCGAGATTCTCGGTGCCGAACAGCTGGCGATCCACGATGTCGATCCGGCCGTAAAGGGGCAGGTCGGAGAGCAGCGCGATCACGCCATTGCCGATCGCCCCGGCTCCGGTGATCAGGACATCGCCATGGAGCTCAGCCGGGAGGGTGGGGCCGGGGTCATCCGTGTTGCTGGCGTACGTCTCGAGTGAGAAGGTCAGGCTGTCGAACAGTGCTGCACGCTCCGGTCTGACCGGCAGCAGGCGTTTGAAGACCTCGGCTGCCCCCAGAGACGCGGCGGCCAGCGCGCCGATCGGATTCCACTGCCCACATTCACCCGAGATTGGGAGCGCGCCGGATGTGACACGCGCGAGCCAGCCATTGCTGTTGATGGAGGTCCACGGCAATGCAGGGTGGGCAGCCGTGCCGACATTGACAATGGCATCGAAGGTGTTCAGGTCGACGGGGCCGACAGTGAAGTGCACGGTGGCTCCGAACTGCACCTGCTCGGCGATGGCCTGCGCGGTGGCCAGCAGCGCGTCCGATGTTGCGGGCAGCTGCACAGTGAGATGAAGCGTGGTTCGGACCAGCAACCGCAGGGTGTGTTGAAAGCACACAGCGCCGTTGCGGGTGTTCAGGATGTCCGCCTCGCCCGTGAGCAGGACGCAGGAGGCCGTGAAGCGGTGCGCGTCATCTGACCCATTCCCACCGGTTTGGGTGACGGACGCGGTTTTGGCAAGCCGGGAAAAAGCCAGAGGAAGGTCAAGGTTCACAGGGGTCCTCCCCGACCGAGAGCACTTGGACCACCCGGTCGGCGGGCGTCAGGATGCGGGTGCGCACTTCATCCGTGTTCAGCAGCCTGTAGCAGCCCGCGGCATCGGTGCTCGGTTCGAAGACGTGAAATCCAAAATCAATGGCCTGCGTGTCCGGATTCAACGCGTAGTCCGGCGCGACCGCAGAGAGGTAGGAAGGCACCCGCAGGCCATAGGTGTGATCGGTCCTGGAGAAGCGCACGCCAGCGAACGGGCCGTGAGAGTGAACCTGACCCACAAGCCGCACGCCAAGCTCGAAGGCAAGGTCGGCGACGTCGGCAAACAGGACGCTGTCAACCGTCAACAGGTCCGGGGCTTTTGCGACGAGCGGGCCCCGCAAGCGCACGACGTGCGTCACCTCCGCGACACGCCCTTCTCGACGGCCGAGCCACAACACGATGCCCTCGTTCCCAGCGCGGCCGTCGATCGCCATCTCCTCCAGCGAGGCGGCGACAGCAGCTTGCGGCAGAATCCAGGTGTCGATGGCGGGAAACATGGGGGAGGTCATCCGGCCCTCCCCGTGTAGGTCTGGTCGAGTTCGTCCTGAAGGATGCGGAGCACTTTCAACAGCACATTCCCGTCCGGCTGCCACCGGAAGTTGGGGTCGGTCCGCCATTCCTGATGAAGGGCGAACCCTTCGGCGGTGTAATTGGCGCAGATGTCAAGGGGTGCGCGAACGCCGCGGGCGTTCGGCCAGGCGTGCGGCACATCGTCACGGTGGCTTTCCGGGTCTCGGAACTTCACCGAGGGGGCCTGGTCGGGGTACTCCGACCAGCGCAGGACAACCAGGAAGAGTTCGTGGGTGGCCGATGCGGGCCTGAAGGAGGCATGGACCTCCAGCGGTGCGGGCCGCTGGAGGTCCCAGATCTGTGCCTCTTCCAGGCCTCGGATCACGCTCAGGTCGTCATCCAGAGCGAGTTCAGAGAAGCTGGAAGACGTCACCGTTCAGCCCTGGGTGATGACCTGGGCCAGCGCCATCTTGACCTCAGGGTGATCGCCCACCAGCCGCCCCAGTGTCTCATTGGGGTCCGTCAGCTTGGTGCGGTTGTAGATCAGGTCGTACGTCACCGTGCCGGTCTGCTCCACGGCGCCGTCGGTAAGGCCAAAGGCCTGAAGGACCAGCGTCTTCAGTTCGCCCACGGTCGTCGACGGGGTCAGGTGGTCGTGGTAGGGCTCCACCGCCGCGGGATACCGCACCTGAACGTTGATGGCATGGGGTTTGACCTGCGGGGGCACACTCGTCTGATTGTTCATGGGACCACCTTTAGGGGTGTACTCTTGACGGTGCGACAAGAGAGAGATAAGGTGGCGTCATCATCGCAACCACCTGGAACGAAGAGTTCTGGGCTGTACCTCGCCGCGAGCGCTTACTCGCGGCGAGGTCTTGTTGTGTGCTCAGGGGGCAGGTCCGCTCATGCCTCACTTGTACCACCTGAAGCGCAAAAACGCAAACTGTTACATCACTGAGCGTAACTGAGGAATTGAATAACACCGTCCTAGAGGGTGTTTCTCCTCAAGATTTTACTTGACATACTCTATATTCCGGTGTAACATGCATATGGGGAAGTCTGCCGTGACGAGCAGCCTTCCCAGACTCGAACAAGGGGGACACTGTCATGGACTTGGGCAACCGCCTCAAAGAGCGCCGAGAACGCGCCGCGCTGACCCAGGAGTACGTTGCACGGCAACTCGGTTTGTCACGGGAGATTCTGTCCACCTGGGAAACAGGAACTCGGATGCCGAACACCAAGCAACTGGACCTCCTCGCCAAGCTGTACCGCACGGAACTCGCGTACCTCATTTCCGGGCAAAAGGAGAGGAATCGGGACCGCGATCTTCTCTTTCAGGACCTGCCAAACAGTCAGGAGGTCAGGAAAGCGTTCACCAGTTGGCTTGATTTCCTGGACAACTGGGCAGCCTTCATTGCGGCATCCGGAGAAAGCCTGCCGGGCCCAGGGCGACCTCCGCGGGCGCTGGATCAGGGTGGAAACATTACCGATGCACGGAAAGCGCCTACATTGGCTGTGGAAACTCGAAACGAGCTGAAGCTCGCCTCCGATGCAATTCACGACATCGAAACACTTTTGGACGAGCAAAACATCTTAGTTTATAAATCATCTATCGAATCAGACGATCAAAAGGACACAGTTTCAGGTGCTTTCTATAATCAT
The sequence above is a segment of the Deinococcus sonorensis KR-87 genome. Coding sequences within it:
- a CDS encoding ThiF family adenylyltransferase, with amino-acid sequence MNLDLPLAFSRLAKTASVTQTGGNGSDDAHRFTASCVLLTGEADILNTRNGAVCFQHTLRLLVRTTLHLTVQLPATSDALLATAQAIAEQVQFGATVHFTVGPVDLNTFDAIVNVGTAAHPALPWTSINSNGWLARVTSGALPISGECGQWNPIGALAAASLGAAEVFKRLLPVRPERAALFDSLTFSLETYASNTDDPGPTLPAELHGDVLITGAGAIGNGVIALLSDLPLYGRIDIVDRQLFGTENLGTCLLIGPADVGQAKAEVLASRLRTALVSSDVHAHLSPFEELPFGAGGALPYHRVVVNGLDNVEVRHAVQRQLWPDVVIDGAIGALMCQVSRHPAEGDVACLQCLFDLPAREALTHQMEATGLSPARLAQPDEPVTEADLLTAPEHQRPWLASRIGQPICSVVSEGITQALSAERQRQGFAPSVPFVACLSACMAVAELVRHLEGRSTPLETRFQFDVLRGPQSGSMLDQARSGGCMCVQRRAAIVRFRTSLAPSS